A genomic window from Sphingobacterium spiritivorum includes:
- the mfd gene encoding transcription-repair coupling factor, with the protein MGIQEILEKYGQSGQTQALTKAIQAKNPKVQLKGLVGSSDAVVAVASYYLQERPYVFILPTHEEASYFLSDLESLLDKQVLFFPSSFRKAFDFTQLDAAHVLQRAETLSALNHASELPKMVVTYPEALAEKVINRQDLQKNTLEITQNSKLSIEFINEFLSEYDFERVDFVYEPGQFAIRGGIVDIFSFSNDKPYRIEFFGDDIESIRTFDIEDQLSVSKIHTVTIVPNVQAKFLSAQHISLLEYIDQDTVIWVKDIQFLTDIVKDGFKKANQFWKALTEKEKTQNPEWINPEYSLSDERNLAAMLHDFPIVEFGKQFFYKADQTITFDIHPQPSFNKDFNLLLHNFKENEKQHIQNLIFSDSTKQIERIFTIIEDLDKTVTFIPVHKALREGFRDDELKLACYTDHQIFDRYYKYKRKKGYERTQAITLKELRDLKPGDYITHIDHGVGKYAGLEKVDVNGKSQEMIRLVYADNDLLYVNINSLNRISKYSGKEGTVPKMNKLGTDTWEKLKKTTKRKVKDIARDLIKLYAKRKAQTGNAFSPDTYLQNELEASFIYEDTPDQEKATADVKRDMESPHPMDRLICGDVGFGKTEVAIRAAFKAVADSKQVAVLVPTTILALQHYRTFTERLKGLPCNIDYVNRFKTTKQIKETLAKLTEGKIDILIGTHRLVSKDVKFKDLGLMIIDEEQKFGVSVKEKLKVMRANVDSLTLTATPIPRTLHFSLMGARDLSIISTPPPNRQPVQTELHVFNETLIQEAVSYELDRGGQVFFIHNRVADLKQLGALIQKLVPGARVGVAHGQLEGDDLEDVMLKFISHEFDVLVATTIIEAGLDIPNANTIMINHAHMFGLSDLHQMRGRVGRSNKKAFCYLLSPPLSTLTSEAYKRLSAIEEFSELGSGFNVAMRDLDIRGSGNLLGAEQSGFIAEIGFEMYHKILDEAIQELKDDEFTDLFADEKERKYVSFTQIDTDLEVLIPDEYVTNISERYNLYTELSKLENEEQLTAFARSMEDRFGPIPREVFELFNTLRLQWYGKQIGLEKISYKKNTLKGFFLNNPKSSYFESDQFGKVLAFVQTNPTICNLKEVKGQLRIAFENIYSVSAALDLLRDMSK; encoded by the coding sequence GTGGGAATTCAAGAAATATTAGAAAAATATGGTCAGAGCGGGCAAACACAAGCACTGACAAAAGCTATTCAGGCTAAAAACCCTAAAGTTCAACTCAAAGGTCTTGTCGGATCATCAGATGCGGTGGTAGCCGTTGCGTCCTATTATTTACAGGAACGCCCCTACGTCTTTATTCTGCCTACACATGAAGAAGCTTCTTATTTTTTGAGTGATCTCGAAAGTTTACTGGACAAACAGGTCCTTTTCTTCCCTTCCTCCTTCCGCAAAGCTTTTGATTTTACACAGCTGGATGCTGCACATGTTCTGCAACGTGCCGAAACACTTAGTGCACTGAACCATGCCTCCGAGCTACCAAAAATGGTAGTTACCTATCCGGAAGCGCTTGCAGAAAAAGTCATTAACAGACAAGACCTGCAAAAAAATACACTTGAAATAACACAAAACAGTAAGCTCTCCATAGAATTTATAAATGAATTCTTATCCGAATACGATTTTGAACGCGTCGACTTTGTCTACGAACCGGGACAGTTTGCTATACGAGGAGGTATCGTTGATATCTTTTCATTCTCTAATGACAAGCCCTATCGGATTGAGTTTTTTGGGGACGATATAGAAAGTATACGAACATTTGACATCGAAGATCAGCTATCGGTCAGTAAGATACATACTGTCACGATTGTACCCAATGTACAGGCTAAGTTTCTGAGCGCTCAACATATCTCACTTCTGGAATATATCGATCAGGACACCGTTATCTGGGTAAAGGATATTCAGTTTCTGACAGACATTGTCAAAGACGGGTTTAAGAAAGCAAATCAATTCTGGAAAGCACTGACAGAAAAGGAAAAAACACAAAATCCGGAATGGATCAATCCGGAATATAGCCTTAGTGATGAGCGAAATCTGGCGGCGATGCTCCATGATTTTCCAATAGTAGAATTCGGGAAGCAGTTTTTCTACAAAGCAGATCAGACCATTACTTTTGATATCCATCCGCAACCCTCTTTTAATAAAGATTTCAACCTCCTTCTTCACAATTTCAAAGAGAACGAAAAACAACATATTCAGAATCTTATTTTTTCAGATTCGACCAAGCAGATTGAGCGGATCTTCACTATCATAGAAGATCTGGATAAGACAGTCACCTTTATCCCTGTGCATAAAGCTCTGCGGGAAGGATTTAGAGATGATGAATTGAAACTGGCCTGCTACACAGATCATCAGATTTTTGACAGGTATTATAAGTATAAGCGCAAGAAAGGCTATGAGCGTACACAAGCCATTACGCTGAAAGAACTTCGTGATCTGAAACCGGGAGATTATATCACCCATATCGATCATGGGGTAGGAAAATATGCCGGTCTGGAAAAAGTAGATGTCAACGGCAAATCGCAGGAGATGATCCGTCTTGTATACGCAGACAATGATCTTCTCTACGTCAATATCAATTCTCTTAACCGGATATCAAAATATTCCGGAAAAGAAGGCACAGTTCCCAAAATGAACAAACTGGGAACCGATACCTGGGAGAAATTAAAGAAAACGACCAAACGTAAAGTAAAAGATATAGCCAGGGATCTGATCAAGCTCTATGCAAAGCGTAAAGCTCAGACCGGAAATGCATTTAGCCCGGATACCTATCTGCAAAATGAACTGGAGGCCTCCTTTATCTATGAAGACACTCCGGATCAGGAAAAAGCTACAGCCGACGTGAAGCGTGATATGGAATCTCCGCATCCTATGGATCGCCTTATCTGCGGAGATGTGGGCTTTGGTAAAACGGAAGTAGCTATTCGTGCAGCTTTCAAAGCTGTAGCAGACAGCAAGCAAGTCGCTGTCCTTGTTCCTACAACCATATTGGCGCTGCAACACTATCGGACGTTTACAGAAAGATTGAAAGGCCTCCCCTGCAATATTGACTACGTCAACCGCTTCAAGACCACTAAACAGATCAAAGAAACCTTAGCAAAACTGACTGAAGGAAAAATAGACATCCTTATCGGTACTCACCGCCTGGTCAGTAAAGATGTGAAGTTTAAAGATCTGGGTCTGATGATCATTGACGAGGAGCAGAAATTCGGTGTTTCTGTCAAGGAGAAACTCAAAGTAATGCGGGCAAATGTGGATTCACTGACTCTTACAGCAACTCCGATACCGCGCACACTTCATTTTTCACTGATGGGAGCGCGTGATCTTAGCATTATATCCACACCTCCGCCTAACAGACAACCGGTACAGACCGAGCTTCACGTGTTTAATGAAACCCTTATTCAGGAAGCTGTCAGTTATGAACTGGACCGCGGAGGGCAGGTATTCTTTATCCACAATCGTGTTGCAGACCTGAAACAACTGGGTGCTCTGATCCAAAAGTTAGTTCCGGGAGCCCGCGTAGGTGTAGCTCACGGCCAACTTGAAGGCGATGACCTGGAAGATGTAATGCTAAAATTCATCAGCCATGAGTTTGATGTATTGGTAGCTACCACCATTATTGAAGCAGGGCTTGACATTCCTAATGCCAATACTATTATGATCAACCATGCACATATGTTTGGTCTGAGTGACCTGCATCAGATGCGGGGACGTGTTGGGCGATCCAATAAAAAAGCATTTTGCTATTTATTAAGCCCTCCGTTATCAACCCTTACTTCAGAAGCCTATAAGAGATTATCAGCTATTGAAGAATTTTCGGAACTCGGATCAGGATTTAATGTGGCCATGCGTGATCTGGATATACGCGGATCAGGAAATCTGCTTGGTGCCGAGCAATCTGGTTTTATCGCTGAAATTGGATTTGAAATGTATCATAAAATTCTGGATGAAGCTATTCAGGAGCTTAAAGACGATGAGTTTACAGATCTTTTCGCTGACGAAAAAGAGCGTAAATATGTATCCTTTACACAGATCGACACGGATCTGGAAGTCCTTATTCCGGATGAATATGTAACCAATATCTCAGAACGTTATAATCTGTACACGGAATTGTCCAAACTGGAAAACGAAGAACAGTTAACTGCATTTGCACGCTCTATGGAAGACCGTTTCGGGCCCATTCCCCGTGAGGTATTTGAATTGTTTAATACGTTGCGTCTGCAATGGTATGGCAAGCAGATTGGTCTAGAAAAAATTTCATACAAGAAAAACACACTTAAAGGCTTTTTCCTTAATAATCCGAAATCATCTTATTTTGAATCCGATCAGTTTGGTAAAGTACTGGCTTTTGTACAAACTAACCCTACAATCTGTAATCTCAAAGAAGTAAAAGGGCAGCTCCGTATTGCTTTTGAAAACATTTACAGTGTTAGCGCAGCACTTGACCTTTTACGGGATATGAGTAAATAA
- a CDS encoding M14 family metallopeptidase, which produces MKIRLLFFLLLCTTVTGWAQLKSPAEFLGYPVGTKLTPHWKLISYYKHVAEQSPKTVRMQQYGTTNEGRPLYVAFISSESNINRLEEIRQNNLRLAHSLNDGKQANEQTPPIIWMSNNVHGNESSSAEASLLTLYDLVNPANQKAQQWLEKTVVVIDPCLNPDGTDRYVNWYNSVVGDQLNARRDAREHHEPWPGGRPNHYYFDLNRDWAWQTQVESQQRVAFYNKWLPQVHVDFHEQGINNPYFFPPAAEPLHEVITPWQRAFQETIGRFNARYFDEKGWLYFTKERFDLFYPSYGDTYPTYSGSIGMTYEQAGNGSAGLGVVTDELDTLTLVDRAIHHHASGINIVQVSAEHAPKLIKEFRDFYNQAVSGKLSSYQSYVIKYEDKHAAKLNALQTFLKNNDIQTYTAKGSFKGYNYTTAKEESYSCTEKDLVIPANQPKAALIRVLFEPHAKLNDSVTYDITAWAMPYVYGLEAYATKSPVALGKPYERDSIRNQLSATMGYAMKWNGFAVAQITSELLKKGYAVKYSEESFTIGNEVFPSGSVVILKKGNEKFTNSIAQELTVLGDRYQIRIYSLQSSYVDKGRDFGSPSVVKIKAPKVAMFTGEGTSSINSGEIWHYFDRQLKYPITLINVGDYDRTDWSKVDVLILPSGKYPFLKDKAQSEQFTKWIQAGGKVIAMQTAVDQLSSQSWSSMKLVKKDTILPTTPKTTVKYGDRERNALTNYTAGAIFKLTIDPTHPLMFGYESYYTLKQDDKIYQFAGNDKGWNVGYIGENARTSGFVGEKLTKYLKNGVVFAVQAVGKGSVTYLTDDIIFRNFWENGKLMMANATFFVGNAQ; this is translated from the coding sequence ATGAAAATAAGACTCCTTTTTTTCTTGCTGTTATGTACTACAGTAACCGGATGGGCACAACTTAAATCTCCTGCAGAATTTTTGGGATACCCTGTCGGGACTAAACTGACTCCACACTGGAAGCTGATCAGTTATTATAAACATGTGGCCGAACAGAGTCCTAAAACAGTGCGCATGCAACAGTATGGCACTACAAATGAGGGGCGACCACTGTATGTGGCATTTATCTCATCAGAATCTAATATAAATCGTCTGGAAGAAATCCGCCAAAACAATCTAAGGCTGGCTCATTCTTTAAATGATGGAAAACAAGCCAATGAACAAACTCCGCCTATTATCTGGATGAGTAATAATGTTCACGGGAATGAATCGTCATCTGCCGAAGCATCTCTGCTGACACTCTATGATCTGGTTAATCCGGCAAATCAGAAGGCTCAACAGTGGTTAGAGAAGACGGTAGTCGTTATCGATCCTTGTCTTAATCCTGACGGGACTGACCGGTATGTCAATTGGTATAATAGTGTTGTCGGTGATCAGCTGAATGCCAGACGTGACGCCAGGGAACATCATGAGCCGTGGCCAGGAGGACGACCAAACCACTATTATTTTGATCTGAACAGGGACTGGGCCTGGCAGACGCAGGTGGAAAGTCAGCAACGGGTTGCCTTTTATAATAAATGGTTGCCACAGGTGCACGTAGATTTTCATGAGCAAGGAATTAATAATCCTTACTTCTTTCCTCCTGCAGCAGAGCCATTACATGAAGTAATCACTCCATGGCAGCGAGCTTTTCAGGAAACAATAGGGCGGTTCAATGCCCGTTATTTCGACGAGAAAGGCTGGCTGTATTTTACAAAAGAAAGATTCGATCTGTTCTATCCCTCTTACGGAGATACCTATCCGACGTATTCAGGTTCTATCGGTATGACGTATGAGCAGGCAGGTAACGGGTCTGCAGGTTTGGGAGTGGTCACGGATGAGCTGGATACGCTGACACTGGTAGACCGGGCAATACATCACCATGCTTCCGGAATTAATATTGTGCAGGTATCCGCTGAGCATGCACCTAAACTGATCAAAGAGTTTAGAGATTTCTACAATCAGGCTGTAAGTGGTAAACTCTCTTCTTATCAGTCCTACGTCATTAAATACGAAGATAAGCATGCTGCAAAGCTGAATGCCTTGCAGACTTTCCTCAAGAATAATGATATTCAGACCTATACCGCAAAAGGAAGTTTTAAAGGATATAACTATACCACTGCAAAAGAGGAAAGCTATTCCTGCACTGAAAAAGATCTGGTGATCCCTGCAAATCAACCCAAAGCAGCTCTGATCCGGGTATTGTTTGAACCGCACGCAAAATTGAATGATTCAGTTACCTACGATATCACGGCATGGGCGATGCCTTATGTATATGGATTGGAAGCATATGCTACCAAATCTCCTGTTGCGCTTGGTAAGCCTTATGAGAGAGATAGTATTCGTAATCAATTATCCGCAACAATGGGCTATGCAATGAAATGGAATGGTTTTGCCGTTGCGCAGATTACTTCCGAACTGCTGAAGAAAGGTTATGCTGTCAAATATTCGGAGGAATCCTTTACCATTGGCAATGAAGTTTTCCCTTCCGGATCTGTCGTGATTCTCAAGAAAGGGAATGAGAAATTCACAAATAGCATTGCTCAGGAATTAACGGTGTTGGGAGACCGGTATCAGATTCGTATTTATAGTCTGCAATCCAGTTATGTAGATAAAGGACGCGATTTCGGTAGTCCTTCAGTCGTGAAGATCAAAGCACCTAAGGTTGCGATGTTTACAGGAGAGGGAACCTCTTCCATTAATAGTGGCGAAATCTGGCACTATTTCGACCGGCAATTAAAGTACCCGATTACATTGATCAATGTCGGAGATTATGACCGGACAGACTGGTCAAAAGTTGATGTGTTGATACTTCCTTCCGGTAAATATCCATTCCTGAAAGATAAAGCACAGTCCGAGCAGTTTACAAAATGGATACAGGCCGGAGGTAAAGTAATCGCTATGCAGACAGCGGTTGACCAGCTCAGCAGTCAATCGTGGAGTTCGATGAAATTAGTAAAGAAAGATACCATACTGCCGACTACACCTAAAACGACTGTCAAATATGGCGACAGGGAACGAAATGCACTGACAAACTATACTGCTGGTGCTATCTTCAAATTGACGATTGACCCTACCCATCCGCTTATGTTTGGATATGAAAGCTATTATACGTTAAAACAAGACGATAAGATCTACCAGTTTGCGGGAAATGATAAAGGATGGAATGTGGGATATATCGGAGAAAATGCCAGAACAAGTGGTTTTGTAGGGGAGAAACTAACAAAATACCTCAAAAACGGGGTTGTATTTGCTGTACAAGCTGTAGGAAAAGGATCAGTAACCTATCTGACAGATGATATTATCTTTCGAAACTTCTGGGAGAATGGTAAATTGATGATGGCTAATGCCACATTCTTTGTCGGTAACGCGCAGTAA
- a CDS encoding galactokinase, whose product MNIQNIQDNFYNHFQQHSSIIVKSPGRINIIGEHTDYNDGFVLPAAINKAVYVAVAPRQDNEICLYAADFREMFQVSAADLQPAEKGWPNYILGVVDQLQKRGLHVGGFNLFIDGDVPAGAGLSSSAAVECATAFALNELFSLNLSRIDIARIGQLAEHTYVGVKCGIMDQFASVLSEKDQVFRLDCRSLAYEYFPLELGDYMILLLNTNVRHSLGDSQYNKRREKCELGVSLIRERYPEVKSLRDVTVEILDEVVKNRDEDVYIKCRYVVEENLRVVAACQAMEKGDLISLGQHIYASHKGLSKAYQVSCEELDFLVDTTYAYPDVLGARMMGGGFGGCTINLVKKDFLDQFVKEISASYQQQFGVSLTPYVVETADGTTRIA is encoded by the coding sequence ATGAATATCCAGAATATCCAAGATAATTTTTATAATCATTTTCAGCAACACAGTTCAATTATTGTTAAATCTCCGGGACGCATTAATATTATCGGAGAGCATACCGATTATAATGATGGTTTTGTGCTGCCTGCAGCGATCAATAAGGCTGTGTATGTAGCCGTCGCACCGAGACAGGATAATGAAATCTGCCTTTACGCAGCAGACTTCCGGGAGATGTTTCAGGTGTCTGCAGCAGATCTGCAGCCTGCTGAAAAGGGATGGCCAAATTACATTTTAGGCGTGGTGGATCAACTTCAGAAGCGGGGATTACATGTCGGAGGATTCAATCTATTTATTGACGGAGATGTACCTGCAGGAGCGGGGCTTTCTTCCTCTGCAGCAGTAGAGTGTGCCACAGCTTTTGCTTTAAATGAATTGTTTTCGCTTAATCTTTCGCGGATAGATATAGCCAGAATAGGGCAACTTGCTGAACATACCTATGTCGGTGTAAAATGCGGAATCATGGATCAGTTCGCTTCTGTACTCAGCGAGAAAGATCAGGTATTCAGACTGGATTGCCGTTCTTTAGCATATGAATATTTTCCTCTGGAGCTCGGTGATTACATGATATTGTTATTGAATACGAATGTCCGACATTCACTGGGAGACTCTCAGTACAACAAGCGTCGTGAAAAATGTGAACTTGGCGTTTCCTTGATCCGTGAAAGATATCCTGAGGTAAAAAGCCTTCGGGATGTTACAGTAGAGATATTGGATGAAGTGGTGAAGAACAGAGATGAGGATGTGTATATCAAGTGCAGGTATGTTGTCGAAGAAAATCTTCGGGTTGTGGCGGCCTGTCAGGCGATGGAAAAAGGGGATTTGATCTCTTTAGGACAACATATCTATGCTTCACATAAAGGGCTTAGTAAAGCTTATCAGGTGAGTTGCGAAGAACTGGACTTTCTTGTAGATACTACTTATGCATATCCTGATGTATTAGGTGCACGAATGATGGGTGGTGGCTTCGGTGGCTGTACGATCAATTTAGTAAAAAAAGACTTTTTAGACCAATTTGTAAAGGAAATCAGTGCATCATATCAACAACAGTTCGGCGTATCGCTTACCCCTTATGTGGTCGAAACTGCAGATGGTACTACTCGTATAGCCTGA
- a CDS encoding UDP-glucose--hexose-1-phosphate uridylyltransferase, whose amino-acid sequence MNNLNLSFADIPHSRTNMLTGEKVLISPHRSKRPWQGQIEDLPADNRPAYDPKCYLCPGNVRADGAINPPYKESFVFVNDFSALLPDTASGAEDEEGLLVAEAERGICKVISFSPRHDLTLPEMNIPSIKAVVDVWQSEFDTLSQEEWIRYIQIFENKGAIMGCSNPHPHGQIWAQGSLPVEIQKETEQQRLYFEKKGVSLLGNYLQLELRKKERILINNPHFVALVPYWASWPYETMIISKRHTQSIADFTEEEKLDLATTLQELTIRYDNLFKTSFPYSAGMHQAPVNSGDYPEWHWHMHFYPPLLRSATVKKFMVGYELLANPQRDITPEYAAEKLRELSDIHYKQQSN is encoded by the coding sequence ATGAATAACCTAAATCTATCCTTTGCTGATATTCCGCACAGCAGAACTAATATGCTGACAGGAGAGAAAGTCTTGATTTCTCCTCACCGTAGTAAACGCCCATGGCAGGGACAGATAGAAGATTTGCCGGCTGACAACAGGCCTGCATATGATCCGAAATGTTATCTGTGTCCGGGTAATGTGCGTGCAGATGGAGCGATAAATCCACCCTATAAAGAAAGCTTTGTCTTTGTTAATGATTTTTCGGCATTACTGCCGGATACGGCATCAGGAGCTGAAGATGAAGAAGGATTATTAGTCGCTGAAGCAGAAAGAGGTATCTGTAAGGTGATCAGTTTCAGCCCCAGACATGATCTTACATTGCCGGAAATGAATATTCCATCGATTAAAGCTGTGGTAGATGTATGGCAAAGCGAATTTGATACTTTATCGCAAGAGGAGTGGATCCGGTATATCCAGATATTCGAAAATAAGGGGGCCATTATGGGCTGTAGCAATCCACATCCGCACGGTCAGATCTGGGCACAGGGGAGCCTTCCTGTCGAAATCCAGAAGGAAACAGAACAACAGCGCTTATATTTTGAAAAAAAAGGTGTATCTCTGCTAGGGAACTATCTGCAACTGGAACTCCGGAAAAAAGAGCGCATTCTTATCAACAATCCACATTTCGTAGCGTTGGTGCCATACTGGGCAAGCTGGCCTTATGAAACCATGATTATCAGTAAGAGACATACACAGTCTATAGCTGACTTTACTGAAGAAGAAAAGCTGGATCTGGCCACAACTCTGCAGGAGCTCACGATCCGGTATGACAACCTGTTCAAAACATCATTTCCTTATTCCGCAGGAATGCATCAGGCTCCGGTCAATAGCGGAGACTATCCGGAGTGGCATTGGCATATGCATTTCTATCCTCCGTTATTGCGTTCTGCAACAGTCAAAAAGTTTATGGTAGGATATGAGCTTCTCGCTAACCCACAACGTGATATCACTCCTGAATATGCAGCAGAAAAGTTAAGAGAATTATCCGACATCCATTATAAACAACAAAGTAACTAA
- a CDS encoding metallophosphoesterase, translating to MLIINAVILFILDFYIFFALHATKIKLVHKKWFGYAWWAYSILLLTGVFIGMKYNIPLTYRSIILVAFFLTATCKFFFFLVILIDDIRRGGVWISRLLRPIRKKEQLEDRIKEIEKPLPEEAKKGISRSEFLMKSGIVIASLPILPLGWGIVSGAYDYRIRRKKLYLPNLPASFHGMRIAQISDVHSGSFYNKKAVTGGIDMLLGEKPDAIFFTGDLVNNVASEMRDYQDIFTRVKADLGVFSTLGNHDYGDYYYGKEDSPAKRKNLQDVIDTHKVMGWDLLMDENRTLKVGNEEIAIVGVQNWGTGRFPKKGDLKKALMGTEEQPVKLLLSHDPSHWRAEVLDTDVDVMFAGHTHGMQFGVRTENFQWSPVKYIYKEWAGLYREKQNKQLYVNVGYGFLGYPGRVGILPEITIFELIKGTKPVV from the coding sequence ATGTTGATTATTAATGCCGTCATACTTTTTATATTAGATTTTTATATTTTTTTCGCACTACATGCTACAAAAATTAAACTGGTACATAAGAAATGGTTTGGTTATGCGTGGTGGGCATATTCTATCTTGTTATTAACCGGCGTATTTATCGGTATGAAGTATAATATTCCACTTACCTACCGTTCGATTATACTGGTTGCATTTTTTCTGACAGCTACCTGTAAATTCTTCTTTTTTCTGGTTATCCTGATTGATGACATCAGGAGAGGAGGCGTATGGATCTCGAGATTACTGAGACCCATCCGTAAAAAGGAGCAGCTGGAAGATCGGATCAAAGAAATAGAAAAACCTTTGCCGGAGGAGGCTAAGAAAGGGATTTCGAGATCAGAATTTTTAATGAAATCCGGGATTGTTATTGCTTCATTGCCTATTCTGCCTTTAGGCTGGGGGATAGTTTCCGGAGCGTATGACTATCGAATCCGCAGAAAAAAACTTTATTTACCCAATTTGCCGGCTTCCTTTCATGGCATGCGTATCGCACAGATTTCGGATGTGCATTCCGGAAGTTTTTATAATAAAAAAGCAGTTACCGGCGGTATAGATATGTTATTGGGAGAGAAACCTGATGCCATCTTTTTTACTGGTGATCTGGTTAACAATGTGGCTTCAGAAATGCGGGATTATCAGGATATCTTCACCCGTGTCAAGGCCGATTTGGGTGTGTTTTCAACCTTAGGTAACCACGATTATGGAGATTATTATTACGGCAAGGAAGATTCGCCTGCAAAAAGAAAAAATCTGCAGGATGTAATCGATACGCATAAAGTAATGGGTTGGGACCTTCTGATGGATGAAAACAGAACATTAAAGGTTGGTAACGAAGAGATTGCGATAGTAGGTGTTCAAAACTGGGGGACAGGCCGGTTCCCGAAAAAGGGAGATCTCAAAAAAGCGCTTATGGGTACTGAAGAACAACCTGTTAAGTTGCTTCTTTCTCATGATCCTTCTCATTGGCGCGCAGAAGTGCTGGATACAGATGTAGATGTTATGTTTGCAGGTCATACACATGGTATGCAATTTGGTGTGCGAACTGAAAACTTTCAGTGGAGCCCGGTCAAATATATTTATAAGGAATGGGCCGGACTTTACAGAGAAAAACAAAATAAGCAGCTCTATGTCAACGTTGGCTATGGTTTTCTGGGTTACCCGGGACGTGTGGGGATACTTCCGGAAATTACCATTTTTGAATTGATCAAAGGAACAAAACCTGTAGTTTAA
- the hemH gene encoding ferrochelatase encodes MTKKATKGILLVQLGTPDSPSTPDVRKYLTEFLMDGRVIDIPYFNRMLLVKGIIAPTRAPKSAKVYKTIWDKETGSPLMYYSVLQAEMLQEQLGEEYHVELAMRYQNPSIEQALQKMEGMFLESIRVIPLFPQYASATTGSVIDKVMELMRKWQYFPEVSFVSNYCDHPLMIDVFADHAKALDLSQYDHFLFSYHGLPVRQLGKVDPTGTLNCPDTGCDSCKAEVNPYCYLSQCYATSRAIIHKLGLQEGSYTICFQSRLGKTPWIQPYTSDALQRLAKEGVKKLLVFSPAFVADCIETLDEIQVEYAHEFKAAGGEEVHLVESLNDDPKWIEALKNLALNNKN; translated from the coding sequence ATGACTAAAAAAGCAACCAAAGGCATTCTTCTGGTTCAACTTGGAACTCCTGATTCTCCTAGTACTCCGGATGTTCGTAAGTATCTGACCGAATTTCTGATGGATGGTCGCGTAATTGATATTCCTTATTTCAACCGTATGTTACTTGTGAAGGGAATCATTGCTCCTACCCGTGCACCCAAATCCGCAAAGGTATATAAGACAATCTGGGATAAAGAGACAGGATCTCCGTTAATGTATTACAGTGTACTGCAGGCGGAAATGCTACAGGAGCAGTTGGGAGAAGAGTATCATGTCGAGTTGGCCATGCGTTATCAGAATCCGTCTATAGAGCAGGCACTCCAAAAGATGGAAGGCATGTTTTTAGAGTCTATCCGGGTCATTCCGTTATTTCCTCAATACGCTTCTGCGACTACAGGATCTGTTATTGATAAGGTCATGGAATTAATGCGCAAGTGGCAATACTTTCCTGAAGTAAGTTTCGTTAGTAATTATTGTGATCATCCGTTAATGATCGATGTGTTTGCAGACCATGCTAAAGCATTGGATTTGTCTCAGTATGATCATTTTCTGTTCAGTTATCACGGACTTCCTGTACGTCAGTTGGGAAAAGTAGATCCTACCGGTACCTTAAACTGTCCGGATACAGGTTGTGACTCATGTAAAGCAGAGGTGAATCCGTATTGTTATCTGTCACAATGTTATGCAACTTCCAGAGCCATCATTCATAAACTGGGGTTACAGGAGGGAAGTTATACGATTTGTTTCCAGTCGCGTCTCGGTAAAACACCCTGGATACAACCCTATACTTCAGATGCCTTGCAGCGTCTGGCGAAAGAAGGTGTAAAGAAGCTGCTTGTATTCAGTCCGGCTTTTGTCGCCGATTGTATTGAGACGCTGGATGAGATTCAGGTGGAATATGCTCATGAATTTAAGGCCGCGGGCGGAGAAGAAGTTCATTTGGTCGAAAGTCTGAATGATGATCCTAAATGGATAGAAGCGTTGAAAAATTTGGCGCTCAATAACAAAAATTAA